A genomic segment from Pristiophorus japonicus isolate sPriJap1 chromosome 16, sPriJap1.hap1, whole genome shotgun sequence encodes:
- the npb gene encoding neuropeptide B: protein MPALDTSLKLAVLCVLLSTLLPSPGEAWYKQAAGPSYYSVGRASGLLSGIRRSPYVRRSEPSETAENSVYSELGAQAGQTPLLKNMAVCVKDISPNLQSCELLQDGLNTFQCKADVYLSLDSQDCA from the exons atGCCAGCACTCGATACGTCCCTCAAGCTCGCCGTCCTGTGTGTGCTCCTGTCCACGCTGCTCCCCAGCCCAGGCGAGGCGTGGTACAAGCAGGCGGCCGGTCCCAGCTACTACTCGGTGGGCAGAGCGTCCGGGCTCCTGTCCGGGATCCGCCGCTCGCCCTACGTCCGCAGATCGGAGCCCAGCGAAACGGCGGAGAACAGCGTGTATTCAGAGCTAGGAGCTCAGGCCGGGCAGACACCGCTCCTCAAAAACATG gcagtgtgtgtgaaggaCATCTCTCCGAACCTGCAGAGCTGTGAACTGCTGCAAGATGGGCTGAATACCTTCCAGTGCAAGGCTGACGTGTACCTGTCCCTGGACTCTCAGGACTGTGCCTGA